CCCCTGTTATCATCAGCAACAGCAAAAATGTAACTGTTAAAGGGTTTTCGTTTACCGCAAAGGAAGATTTGGCAGGGCAGTTTGATGTGGTACGTGCAGGCGACGGCTGGATGGACATCAAAACCACCCACGGCACGATTTATACCCATGGCGGCGATTTATATGCAGGGCAATTCAAAGGAGAAACCAAAAAGCTCCGGTACTTTGACATTCACGACAGCCAGGGGCGGATTATAGATGGACCCAGCGAACATTTCTTTGCGGCACATGACAGCGACAACCGCATGGTTTTCAAGGCGCTTGAGGACGGTACTTATCATGCAGAGTGTCTGCCTGCACCCGTTTATGAGGGGCAGAAGCTTGTAATGGGTGCCGGAACAAGAAGGGCAGCAACCATTTTTGTAAACGCCTCTGAAAATACGAAAATTGAAAATGTTACCGTTTACAGCGGTATTGGCATGGGCATTATTGCACAGAATTCAAAAAATATTGATATTGGTCACTTTAACACAAAATGTAAGGACGGCAGATGCTTCTCCATTAACGCGGACGGCACGCATTTTGTGCATTGCGAAGGGGATATCCGCATCCATGACTGCTATTTTGAAGGGCAATTGGATGATGCGTTGAATGTACACGGCATTTATCTTAAGATTGTGGATAAAATTGACAACACCTTATTGTTAAAGGAAGTGCATCACGAGCAGGTGGGCATTGATGTGGTCAGTGCAGGAGATGTTTTGCAGACCGCAGACCCTGAAACCCTCATCCCCAACGGTGAATACAAGGTGAAAAGTGTAAAACGCATCAATTTACAGCTTTTGGAAGTGGTTATCGACGGAGATGCCTCGGACATCCGCATCGGGGATGTGGCAGACGAAATTTCCCATGTGCCGGATGTGATATTTGAAAACTGTACCCTTGTAAACAACCGTGCAAGAGGCATGCTTCTGGCATCGGCAGGCAAGATTACCATCCGGAACAATCTGTTTAAGACGCCGGGGCCTTCCATTAAGTTTGAATCGGACGGCAAATACTGGTATGAATCGGGTGGCACAAAGGATGTTTTAATTACCGGAAACACCTTTGAAAACTGCAAATACAGCGGTTGGGGCGACTCGGTAATTGTGGTAACCCCCAGAGAAAAGACGGAAGAAGGCAAATACTATCACAAAAAAATTGCGGTGGTGGAAAATGAATTTAAAAACTGCAAGGGCTATTTAGCTTCCATTGACAACACCGAAACCTTTGTGTTTAAGGGAAACCGCATCATCGGTCAGGAACTTAATTTGTACCGTACAACCCATTGTAAAACGGTTGATGTAGATGAACAAAAAAAGGGGCTGTAAATTTATTACAGCCCTTTTTTAGGGAATAGGAAAAAAAGTTTGGAATGGACAAACTTTGTTCGCCTTTATACTCGCGTTTTTGCGATCCGGACTTTTTTTACATTCCCTTTTTTTTAGGCAAAAACGACATATTCCCTTGCCTTTAAGCACAAGTTGTTATCTTGGATTTGGTGGTTGCCGTTGGAAAGCAGGCAATCTTTGTCTTGCATGTCTTTTTCAATTTGAATTTGTACAGGTTCTTTTTTGGTGTTGCCGAAAAAGTAAAGGGCTTTATCGCCATGCACCCGTTTGAAAGCGATGACACTTTCGGGCGCATCGGTTTTAATCCACTCGGTTTTGCCGTAACGCAACACATCACTTTCGGCCTTTAAGCGGTTCAGTGCCCGGATTACGGTCTGTCGTCTTATGCTTTCGGGGGTATGCTTTTTGCTTCGATCGGTTACCTCGTATTTTCCCATATAAAAACGGTTGGCAAACATGTTAAGCTTTGCCTCGCAAGCCAGCTCGTTGCCTGTATATACCATTGGAATGCCGTCCATTAAGAAATTGATGACCTCAATCTGCTCCATGCCATCATGCCCTGCTTTGGTTTCGGTTCTGCCGTCCCAGTCGGTTACGGTGTCATGGTTATCAATATCCATCAGTAGTTTCCCGCCCTGCGGAATTTTTTGCAAAAGTTCTTCGTGCAAAACGCGGATGGTATCGGCAGGCGCGTTGTCACAAAAAACATTGCGCATTTTTTCGTGCCAGGGATAGCAATAGGTCGCATCAAAGGCGACGGCCATTTTCTCGTAGTCGTTGCCCTCGTTAATGAGTACTGCATCGGACTTTATGGTTTGAATTCTCCGTCTTGCTTCTTTCCAGAAATCCACAGGGATTGCGTCTCCCACATCCAGACGGAAGCCGTCGGCATCAATAACAGATATATAGTAAACCATATTGCACCACAGGTATTCCCTTAAGCCCTCACAATTAAAGTCCAGCGCAGGGAAATGCCAAGCGGTTAAGATGAATTCGCCCTCAGGGGTTTGCTGTACAAATTCAGGATGCCTTTTAATGATGGGTGCATTGGGTCCGATATGGGCATAAACCATATCCAAAAGCACCTTCATGCCTAAAGCGTGTGCTCTTTCGGTTAAAGCTTTTAAGCTTTCCATGGTGCCGAATTCCTCATCCATTTCAAAATAGTCGTTCATCCGATACATGTTTTTCGGATTCCCCGTTTCGGAAGAAAGCTGGCGCTTGCTCCAGTTTTCTTTATTTTCGCTGTTGTCCTCCGAAAAAACGGGACAGAGATATACAATGTTAAAGCCCAGTTCCTTTAAAAAGGGAAGCTCTTTTGTGACGGCATCAATGGTGCCCTCTTCTGAGAAGGTTCGGGGGTTAATCTGGTAAATGGCATTTTTTAACAGCCAGTCGGGTGCAGTCAGTGCAATATTTTTCATTCATATCACTCCTTTTTTTACAGTATAAAACACTTTTTTGCCGTTGTATATAGATATTTCGGTATAGTTCTAGCACAATTCAACACTTGACATCCGTTTAAAGTCTTGTTAAAATGAAATAAGAATCGGAGGGATTTATATTGTTTTATCAGGATGATTTACAGATACAGATTATAGATGTTTTTCATATTCACCGCAAAAAAAGTAATTATTGCACTCCAAAACGCCCCTTTCATGTGCTTTCCAAGCGTATTTGCGGAGAATGTGATATGTCATTTGCAACGCAAAGCTTCAGGGTAAACCCCGATTATTTGCTGTATATTCCCGAAAACACCGAATACGAACGGCAAAGCTATGCCGATGAGGAAATGGTTGCCATCCATTTTAACATTTTAAACAAAGTGCTTTCCGAGCCATTTTTACTGCCCGTGGATAATCTGAAAGGCTCTTCGGTTTTCCTTGAAATTTCTGAGGTCTGGAGCCGAAAGGAGAGGGGCTATAAATATAAGTGTCACGCCTTGTTACTCAGCTATTTAAGCGAAATTCTTCTGCCCCGAAGGGTTTCTAAGGAATATGAAAAAATAGAGCCTTCGGTTTTGTATATCAAAAACAACCCTGCGCAAAAGATTCAGGTTGAAGTGCTTTCAAAAATGTGCGGTTTGTGCCTGACCCAGTATCGGAAGCTGTTTAAAAAAGCGCTAGGTTGCACACCGGTGCAGTATATCAACCGCCTGCGTGTGCGCCTTGCCATCAGCAAAATGAGCGGAGGCTACCATTCTATGGTAGAAATTGCAGAGCTGTGCGGATTTTCGGATCAGAATTATTTTAACAGAGTTTTCAAAGCGGAAACGGGGCAAACACCCTCGAAATACCGTGCGGAATTTTTAAAAGGAATATAAATATAAAATTGCCGAGTGTCGCTAAAGACACTCGGCAATTTACGTTTACCGTCCTGCGGACTTTTTATTTCATGCATGACAAAACGTCTTTCCCGGTTATGTTGTCTGCAATGCAGACTGCTATCACCTTGCCCTTTTGTTCAATCACGGGCGAGTTCAGCTTTGGCATTTCTTCGGGAATATAGTTTTTAAAATCCAGCTTACGCCGTTCAATGCGTTCCTGAATCAGCTTTTCAAGCTGTTTTGCA
The window above is part of the Clostridia bacterium genome. Proteins encoded here:
- a CDS encoding right-handed parallel beta-helix repeat-containing protein; protein product: MVNYKDFAKTEDVAYNIHTALLYCKEKGEDGLVFDKGEYHIFAERASEGVYAMSNHSDAGFKRCCFLLEGFENFTIDGNGSDFIFEEILTPVIISNSKNVTVKGFSFTAKEDLAGQFDVVRAGDGWMDIKTTHGTIYTHGGDLYAGQFKGETKKLRYFDIHDSQGRIIDGPSEHFFAAHDSDNRMVFKALEDGTYHAECLPAPVYEGQKLVMGAGTRRAATIFVNASENTKIENVTVYSGIGMGIIAQNSKNIDIGHFNTKCKDGRCFSINADGTHFVHCEGDIRIHDCYFEGQLDDALNVHGIYLKIVDKIDNTLLLKEVHHEQVGIDVVSAGDVLQTADPETLIPNGEYKVKSVKRINLQLLEVVIDGDASDIRIGDVADEISHVPDVIFENCTLVNNRARGMLLASAGKITIRNNLFKTPGPSIKFESDGKYWYESGGTKDVLITGNTFENCKYSGWGDSVIVVTPREKTEEGKYYHKKIAVVENEFKNCKGYLASIDNTETFVFKGNRIIGQELNLYRTTHCKTVDVDEQKKGL
- a CDS encoding helix-turn-helix transcriptional regulator, translating into MSFATQSFRVNPDYLLYIPENTEYERQSYADEEMVAIHFNILNKVLSEPFLLPVDNLKGSSVFLEISEVWSRKERGYKYKCHALLLSYLSEILLPRRVSKEYEKIEPSVLYIKNNPAQKIQVEVLSKMCGLCLTQYRKLFKKALGCTPVQYINRLRVRLAISKMSGGYHSMVEIAELCGFSDQNYFNRVFKAETGQTPSKYRAEFLKGI